From the Streptococcus sp. 29887 genome, one window contains:
- a CDS encoding YSIRK-type signal peptide-containing protein (The YSIRK form of extended signal peptide directs nascent proteins to the cross-wall site, while signal peptides lacking YSIRK direct proteins instead to the cell pole. A large fraction of YSIRK proteins are surface proteins anchored by sortase-mediated processing of a C-terminal LPXTG motif.): MFFDNKQLENEALRSKQRFTIKKFKSGAASVLIGFLFMFSGGALKAAAEELESGQLPQTTELVDKPLDSSAQANEVVSHSVQQEAGEVVQTVEPTSAVLATPPSSTQLVDEQPKETEETIATKSATVPSSAQEVAEPKSQEIVEEITPEPAVLSTSSTEAKPEQKQGVATQQATEESVTKLEPVSNNVQADASKENVANATRAAETQIDGQALPTRDLSQLDLANMSFADLETLGLSEEEKLTLFNQILAQQTGSNSVQLTEEEIRSLAGFSEAEKNFYIQNKLGNTNLPQPLNLVVMSETLITPNNQNKYVVNAKGQTFAYGPANYTLTVTPNRARNTVDFELNYKLDGINGRSGTHVADFVVNLGSAYGTPGVATVRAGNNTTTTALVNGGRRNTITGYSPTSPIQYTNAQVMNGPLNVKFTVPVRNWNGDLSIDNHIGMFSVDTGANNTKDFFSSDNYFWNKSVVTIDPNPSRNEITTTLPPIAMPIPFQTEYRFVVMPDQAPGFTRQIEAGANGVMQIPVKRIAYIGANGTEESHRYEYGQATVHTPARNQIIEVNIKDGIEAPVAAPNIDVTTVRKQGSVDGGPLVNGTELTFRDGPNGRIIRQVFIPDGLQGERGQDGRNADITVEPARAADGTPGYNITVTGADGSRYTRFVRDGKDGRDGRNADISVTPAVATDGTKGHNVTVTRPNGSSFTTFIRDGKDGTNGRDGRDGIDGKTPSVDLQPYTGQDGRILGTTVIVKDGDGQIISRRNILNGSDGQDGKTPSIEQLPVMDGGRVIGTLIIVRDGDGREINRQTIYNGRDGAKGQDGANGSSVISERQNDGTVKVYNVSSTGQRTEVATIRNGVDGTNGRDGANGSSVVSELQPDGSVKVYNVSSTGQRTEIATIRNGVDGTNGRDGAKGQDGTNGSSVVSELQPDGSVKVYNVSSTGDRTEIATIRNGVDGTNGQNGANGSSVVSELQPDGSVKVYNVSSTGDRTEIATIRNGVDGRDGAKGQDGTNGSSVVSELQPDGSVKVYNVSSTGQRTEIATIRNGVDGRDGAKGQDGTNGRDGANGSSVVSELQPDGSVKVYNVSSTGDRTEIATIRNGVDGANGSSVVSELQPDGSVKVYNVSSTGQRTEIATIRNGIDGTNGRDGANGSSVVSELQPDGSVKVYNVSSTGDRTEIATIRNGVDGRDGAKGQDGTNGRDGANGSSVVSELQPDGTVKVYNVSSTGDRTEIATIRNGVDGANGSSVVSERQNDGSVKVYNVSSTGQRTEIATIRNGVDGRDGAKGQDGTNGSSVVSQLQPDGSVKVYNVSSTGDRTEIATIRNGVDGTNGRDGANGSSVVSELQPDGSVKVYNVSSTGDRTEIATIRNGVDGRDGTKGQDGTNGSSVVSQLQPDGSVKVYNVSSTGQRTEIATIRNGVDGRDGAKGQDGTNGQDGTNGRDGANGSSVVSELQPDGSVKVYNVSSTGDRTEIATIRNGVDGRDGAKGQDGTNGSSVVSELQPDGSVKVYNVSSTGQRTEIATIRNGVDGRDGAKGQDGTNGRDGTNGSSVISELQPDGSVKVYNVSSTGQRTEIATIRSGIDGTNGRDGANGSSVVSELQPDGSVKVYNVSSTGQRTEIATIRNGVDGTNGRDGAKGQDGTNGSSVVSELQPDGSVKVYNVSSTGDRTEIATIRNGVDGRDGVKGQDGTNGSSVVSQLQPDGSVKVYNVSSTGDRTEIASIRNGVDGTNGRDGANGSSVVSERQNDGSVKVYNVSSTGDRTEIATIRNGVDGRDGAKGQDGTNGSSVVSELQPDGSVKVYNVSSTGQRTEIATIRNGVDGRDGAKGQDGTNGRDGANGSSVISELQPDGSVKVYNVSSTGQRTEIATIRSGIDGTNGRDGANGSSVVSELQPDGSVKVYNVSSTGQRTEIATIRNGVDGTNGRDGAKGQDGTNGSSVVSELQPDGSVKVYNVSSTGDRTEIATIRNGVDGTNGRDGTNGSSVVSELQPDGSVKVYNVSSTGQRTEIATIRNGVDGRDGAKGQDGTNGQDGTNGRDGANGSSVVSELQPDGSVKVYNVSSTGDRTEIATIRNGVDGRDGAKGQDGTNGSSVVSELQPDGSVKVYNVSSTGQRTEIATIRNGVDGRDGAKGQDGTNGRDGTNGSSVISELQPDGSVKVYNVSSTGQRTEIATIRSGIDGTNGRDGANGSSVVSELQPDGSVKVYNVSSTGQRTEIATIRNGVDGTNGRDGAKGQDGTNGSSVVSELQPDGSVKVYNVSSTGDRTEIATIRNGVDGRDGVKGQDGTNGSSVVSQLQPDGSVKVYNVSSTGDRTEIASIRNGVDGTNGRDGANGSSVVSELQPDGSVKVYNVSSTGQRTEIASIRNGVDGTNGSSVVSEPQKDGSVKVYNVSSTGDRTEIASIRNGVDGAKGQDGTNGSSVVSELQPDGSVKVYNVSSTGQRTEIASIRNGVDGANGSSVVSELQPDGSVKVYNVSSTGQRTEIATIRNGVDGTNGRDGANGSSVVSELQPDGSVKVYNVSSTGQRTEIATIHNGVDGRDGKNSEVIVTPGTDQNGNTGQTITIVKPDGSRETTFIRDGKDGRDGVDGKDGKSPLVEQIEVREGDKVIGTTIIIKDGDGQEISRQTILNGRDGKNSEVTVTPGTDQDGNTGQTITIVKPDGSRETTFIRDGKDGRDGVDGKDGKSPLVEQVEVREGDKVIGTTIIIKDGDGNEISRQTILNGQDGKNGADGKSAEVTVTPGTDQNGNPGQTITIVKPDGSRETTFVRDGKNGVDGRDGKDGKSPLVEQVEVREGDKVIGTTIIIKDGDGNEVSRQTILNGVDGKNGADGKSAEVTVTPGTDQNGNPGQTITIVKPDGTQETTFIRDGKDGAKGQDGKSPLVEQVEVREGDKVIGTTIIIKDGDGNEVSRQTILNGVDGKNGADGKSAEVTVTPGTDQNGNPGQTITIVKPDGTRETTFIRDGKDGAKGQDGKNGADGRDGKDGKSPLVEQIEVREGDKVIGTTIIIKDGDGQEISRQTILNGRDGKNSEVTVTPGTDQDGNTGQTITIVKPDGSHETTFIRDGKDGRDGVDGKDGKSPLVEQIEVREGDKVIGTTIIIKDGDGQEISRQTILNGRDGKNSEVTVTPGTDQNGNPGQTITIVKPDGSRETTFIRDGKDGRDGVDGKDGKSPLVEQVEVREGDKVIGTTIIIKDGDGNEISRQTILNGQDGKNGADGKSAEVTVTPGTDQNGNPGQTITIVKPDGTREATFIRDGKDGAKGQDGKNGVDGKDGRDGKSPLVEQVEVREGDKVIGTTIIIKDGDGNEVSRQTILNGVDGKNGADGKSAEVTVTPGTDQNGNPGQTITIVKPDGTQETTFIRDGKDGRDGVDGKDGKSPLVEQIEVREGDKVIGTTIIIKDGDGQEISRQTILNGRDGKNSEVTVTPGTDQNGNPGQTITIVKPDGTRETTFIRDGKDGRDGRDGRDGKDGRDGVDGQDCGCDPNLPTPPVVPTPPVVPTVPAVPTPPAVPTPPVVPTPPVVPTVPAVPTPPVVPTPPVVPTPPVVPTVPAVPTPPVVPTPPVVPTPPVVPTVPAVPTPPVVPTPPVVPTAPVVPAQPAVPTAPVVPAQPAVPTAPVVPAQPAAPTPPVVPIPPVALTPPTPLVTPSVPVQSEPLKVVVTPGTQVAVLPNTGETDSTFILIMSGGAIVASLSLAGTLIRRNN, translated from the coding sequence ATGTTTTTTGATAATAAACAGCTTGAAAACGAAGCATTGCGCTCGAAGCAACGGTTTACCATTAAAAAGTTTAAATCGGGTGCAGCCTCAGTTTTAATCGGTTTCTTATTTATGTTCAGCGGTGGAGCCTTAAAAGCTGCTGCAGAAGAGCTTGAATCAGGTCAGTTGCCACAGACGACCGAGCTGGTGGACAAACCACTGGATTCAAGTGCTCAGGCAAACGAAGTAGTTTCTCATTCGGTACAGCAAGAAGCAGGAGAGGTTGTACAAACAGTAGAGCCAACTTCTGCCGTGCTTGCAACACCCCCAAGTTCCACTCAGCTAGTAGACGAACAGCCTAAAGAAACAGAGGAAACGATTGCTACTAAGTCAGCAACTGTTCCTAGTTCCGCTCAGGAAGTAGCAGAGCCTAAATCCCAGGAAATTGTGGAGGAGATTACTCCTGAACCAGCAGTATTGTCAACTTCATCGACAGAAGCAAAACCTGAGCAGAAGCAAGGAGTTGCAACACAGCAAGCGACTGAAGAAAGTGTAACGAAGCTTGAACCTGTTTCTAATAATGTCCAAGCAGATGCTAGCAAGGAGAATGTAGCGAATGCAACAAGAGCCGCAGAAACTCAAATAGATGGACAAGCTTTGCCAACTCGTGATTTAAGTCAGTTAGATTTGGCCAATATGAGCTTTGCAGACTTGGAAACTTTAGGGCTTTCTGAAGAAGAGAAACTCACTCTGTTCAATCAAATTCTTGCTCAACAAACAGGATCGAATTCTGTTCAACTAACAGAGGAAGAAATAAGAAGTTTAGCTGGTTTCAGTGAAGCTGAGAAAAATTTCTATATTCAAAATAAATTAGGCAATACCAACCTTCCGCAACCACTCAATTTGGTAGTTATGTCAGAAACACTGATTACGCCTAATAATCAGAACAAGTATGTGGTTAATGCAAAAGGGCAGACCTTTGCCTATGGTCCTGCAAACTACACCTTGACTGTGACGCCGAACCGAGCCAGAAATACCGTGGATTTCGAACTGAATTATAAATTAGACGGTATCAATGGTCGTTCGGGTACTCACGTGGCTGATTTTGTTGTCAATCTCGGAAGCGCTTACGGTACACCTGGTGTTGCAACAGTGCGTGCTGGGAACAATACTACGACCACCGCTCTCGTTAATGGTGGGCGTCGAAATACCATTACTGGTTACAGTCCGACATCGCCTATCCAATACACAAACGCCCAAGTGATGAATGGACCACTCAATGTGAAGTTCACAGTACCTGTTAGAAACTGGAATGGGGATTTGAGTATTGATAACCACATTGGTATGTTCTCCGTTGACACTGGGGCTAACAACACGAAAGATTTCTTCTCTTCAGACAACTACTTCTGGAATAAGAGTGTCGTAACCATTGATCCTAATCCAAGTAGAAATGAAATCACAACGACCTTGCCTCCTATTGCGATGCCGATTCCATTTCAAACAGAATACCGCTTCGTTGTTATGCCTGACCAGGCTCCTGGTTTCACCAGACAAATTGAAGCCGGTGCAAATGGGGTGATGCAGATTCCTGTTAAACGGATTGCTTACATTGGTGCAAATGGTACAGAGGAATCTCATCGTTATGAGTATGGTCAAGCGACTGTACATACACCGGCACGCAATCAAATCATTGAGGTTAATATCAAAGATGGCATAGAGGCACCAGTTGCAGCACCGAATATTGATGTGACTACAGTTCGAAAACAAGGTTCTGTAGATGGAGGGCCATTGGTCAATGGTACGGAATTGACCTTTAGAGATGGTCCGAACGGTAGAATTATCCGACAGGTCTTTATCCCAGATGGTTTACAAGGGGAACGAGGTCAAGATGGTCGAAATGCAGATATTACTGTTGAACCTGCACGAGCTGCGGATGGCACACCAGGATACAATATCACAGTTACTGGCGCTGATGGTAGCAGATATACTCGATTTGTTCGTGATGGAAAAGACGGTCGCGATGGTCGAAATGCAGATATTAGTGTAACTCCTGCTGTTGCAACAGATGGAACAAAAGGTCACAATGTTACCGTTACTAGACCGAATGGTAGCAGTTTTACTACCTTTATCCGAGATGGAAAAGACGGTACCAATGGTCGTGACGGTCGTGATGGTATAGATGGTAAAACTCCGAGTGTAGATTTACAACCTTATACAGGTCAAGATGGCCGCATTCTTGGTACAACGGTTATTGTAAAAGATGGTGATGGTCAAATCATTTCCCGTAGAAATATCTTAAATGGTAGCGATGGTCAGGACGGCAAAACGCCATCTATTGAACAATTACCAGTGATGGATGGTGGTAGAGTCATCGGCACCCTCATTATTGTTCGTGATGGTGATGGTCGTGAAATCAATCGCCAGACTATTTACAACGGTCGCGACGGTGCCAAAGGTCAAGATGGTGCCAATGGTAGCTCCGTCATTTCCGAACGTCAAAATGACGGTACTGTTAAAGTTTACAATGTGTCTTCTACAGGTCAGCGTACTGAAGTCGCCACCATTCGCAACGGTGTCGACGGTACCAACGGTCGTGATGGTGCTAATGGTAGCTCCGTTGTTTCAGAACTTCAACCAGACGGTAGTGTAAAAGTTTACAATGTGTCTTCTACAGGTCAGCGCACTGAAATCGCCACCATTCGCAACGGTGTCGACGGTACCAACGGTCGTGATGGAGCTAAAGGTCAAGATGGTACCAATGGTAGCTCCGTTGTTTCAGAACTTCAACCAGACGGTAGTGTAAAAGTCTACAATGTGTCTTCTACAGGTGACCGCACTGAAATCGCCACCATCCGCAACGGTGTCGATGGTACCAACGGTCAGAATGGTGCCAATGGTAGCTCAGTTGTTTCAGAACTTCAACCAGACGGTAGTGTAAAAGTCTACAATGTGTCTTCTACAGGCGACCGTACTGAAATTGCCACCATTCGAAACGGTGTCGATGGTCGTGACGGCGCCAAAGGTCAAGATGGTACCAATGGTAGCTCCGTTGTTTCAGAACTTCAACCAGACGGTAGTGTAAAAGTTTACAATGTGTCTTCTACAGGTCAGCGCACTGAAATCGCCACCATCCGCAACGGTGTCGATGGTCGTGACGGTGCCAAAGGTCAAGATGGTACCAACGGTCGTGATGGTGCCAATGGTAGCTCCGTCGTTTCTGAGCTTCAACCAGATGGCAGTGTAAAAGTTTACAATGTGTCTTCTACAGGCGACCGTACTGAAATTGCCACCATTCGCAACGGTGTCGATGGTGCCAATGGTAGCTCAGTTGTTTCAGAACTTCAACCAGACGGTAGTGTAAAAGTTTATAATGTGTCTTCTACAGGTCAGCGTACAGAAATCGCTACAATTCGCAACGGTATCGATGGTACCAACGGTCGTGATGGTGCCAATGGAAGTTCAGTTGTTTCAGAACTTCAACCAGATGGTAGTGTAAAAGTCTACAATGTGTCTTCTACAGGCGACCGTACAGAAATCGCCACCATCCGCAACGGTGTCGATGGTCGTGACGGTGCCAAAGGTCAGGATGGTACCAACGGTCGTGATGGTGCCAATGGCAGCTCAGTTGTTTCAGAACTTCAACCAGACGGTACTGTAAAAGTCTACAATGTGTCTTCTACAGGCGACCGTACAGAAATCGCCACCATTCGCAACGGTGTCGATGGTGCCAATGGAAGCTCCGTCGTTTCCGAACGTCAAAATGACGGTAGTGTAAAAGTTTACAATGTGTCTTCTACAGGTCAGCGTACAGAAATCGCCACCATCCGCAACGGTGTCGATGGTCGTGACGGTGCCAAAGGTCAAGATGGTACCAATGGTAGCTCTGTTGTTTCACAACTTCAACCAGACGGTAGTGTAAAAGTCTACAATGTGTCATCTACAGGCGACCGTACAGAAATCGCCACCATCCGTAATGGTGTTGATGGTACCAACGGTCGTGATGGTGCCAATGGAAGTTCTGTTGTTTCAGAACTTCAACCAGACGGTAGTGTAAAAGTTTACAATGTGTCTTCTACAGGCGACCGTACAGAAATCGCCACCATCCGTAATGGTGTAGATGGTCGCGACGGTACCAAAGGTCAAGATGGCACAAATGGAAGTTCTGTTGTTTCACAACTTCAACCAGACGGTAGTGTAAAAGTCTACAATGTGTCTTCTACAGGTCAGCGCACTGAAATCGCCACCATCCGCAACGGTGTCGATGGTCGTGACGGTGCCAAAGGTCAAGATGGTACCAACGGTCAAGATGGTACCAACGGTCGTGATGGTGCCAATGGTAGCTCCGTCGTTTCTGAGCTTCAACCAGATGGCAGTGTAAAAGTTTACAATGTGTCTTCTACAGGCGACCGTACTGAAATTGCCACCATTCGAAACGGTGTCGATGGTCGTGACGGTGCCAAAGGTCAAGATGGTACCAATGGTAGCTCCGTTGTTTCAGAACTTCAACCAGACGGTAGTGTAAAAGTTTATAATGTTTCATCCACAGGTCAACGCACCGAAATCGCCACCATCCGCAACGGTGTCGATGGTCGTGACGGTGCCAAAGGTCAGGATGGTACCAACGGTCGTGATGGTACCAATGGTAGCTCCGTTATTTCAGAACTTCAACCAGACGGTAGTGTAAAAGTTTATAATGTGTCTTCTACAGGTCAGCGTACAGAAATCGCTACAATTCGCAGCGGTATCGATGGTACCAACGGTCGTGATGGTGCCAATGGAAGTTCAGTTGTTTCAGAACTTCAACCAGACGGTAGTGTAAAAGTTTACAATGTGTCTTCTACAGGTCAACGCACCGAAATCGCCACCATCCGCAATGGTGTAGATGGAACAAACGGTCGTGATGGTGCTAAAGGTCAAGATGGTACCAATGGAAGTTCAGTTGTTTCAGAACTTCAACCAGACGGTAGTGTAAAAGTCTACAATGTGTCTTCTACAGGCGACCGTACTGAAATTGCCACCATCCGCAACGGTGTCGATGGTCGTGACGGTGTCAAAGGTCAAGATGGTACCAATGGTAGCTCAGTTGTTTCACAACTTCAACCAGACGGTAGTGTAAAAGTTTACAATGTCTCATCTACAGGTGACCGCACTGAAATCGCCAGCATTCGCAACGGTGTTGACGGTACCAACGGTCGTGATGGTGCCAATGGTAGCTCCGTTGTTTCAGAACGTCAAAATGACGGTAGTGTAAAAGTTTACAATGTGTCTTCTACAGGCGACCGTACTGAAATTGCCACCATTCGAAACGGTGTCGATGGTCGTGACGGTGCCAAAGGTCAAGATGGTACCAATGGTAGCTCCGTTGTTTCAGAACTTCAACCAGACGGTAGTGTAAAAGTTTATAATGTTTCATCCACAGGTCAACGCACCGAAATCGCCACCATCCGCAACGGTGTCGATGGTCGTGACGGTGCCAAAGGTCAGGATGGTACCAACGGTCGTGATGGTGCCAATGGTAGCTCCGTTATTTCAGAACTTCAACCAGACGGTAGTGTAAAAGTTTATAATGTGTCTTCTACAGGTCAGCGTACAGAAATCGCTACAATTCGCAGCGGTATCGATGGTACCAACGGTCGTGATGGTGCCAATGGAAGTTCAGTTGTTTCAGAACTTCAACCAGACGGTAGTGTAAAAGTTTACAATGTGTCTTCTACAGGTCAACGCACCGAAATCGCCACCATCCGCAATGGTGTAGATGGAACAAACGGTCGTGATGGTGCTAAAGGTCAAGATGGTACCAACGGAAGTTCAGTTGTTTCAGAACTTCAACCAGACGGTAGTGTAAAAGTCTACAATGTGTCTTCTACAGGCGACCGTACTGAAATTGCCACCATCCGCAACGGTGTCGACGGTACCAACGGTCGTGATGGTACCAATGGTAGCTCAGTTGTTTCAGAACTTCAACCAGACGGTAGTGTAAAAGTTTACAATGTGTCTTCTACAGGTCAGCGCACTGAAATCGCCACCATCCGCAACGGTGTCGATGGTCGTGACGGTGCCAAAGGTCAAGATGGTACCAACGGTCAAGATGGTACCAACGGTCGTGATGGTGCCAATGGTAGCTCCGTCGTTTCTGAGCTTCAACCAGATGGCAGTGTAAAAGTTTACAATGTGTCTTCTACAGGCGACCGTACTGAAATTGCCACCATTCGAAACGGTGTCGATGGTCGTGACGGTGCCAAAGGTCAAGATGGTACCAATGGTAGCTCCGTTGTTTCAGAACTTCAACCAGACGGTAGTGTAAAAGTTTATAATGTTTCATCCACAGGTCAACGCACCGAAATCGCCACCATCCGCAACGGTGTCGATGGTCGTGACGGTGCCAAAGGTCAGGATGGTACCAACGGTCGTGATGGTACCAATGGTAGCTCCGTTATTTCAGAACTTCAACCAGACGGTAGTGTAAAAGTTTATAATGTGTCTTCTACAGGTCAGCGTACAGAAATCGCTACAATTCGCAGCGGTATCGATGGTACCAACGGTCGTGATGGTGCCAATGGAAGTTCAGTTGTTTCAGAACTTCAACCAGACGGTAGTGTAAAAGTTTACAATGTGTCTTCTACAGGTCAACGCACCGAAATCGCCACCATCCGCAATGGTGTAGATGGAACAAACGGTCGTGATGGTGCTAAAGGTCAAGATGGTACCAATGGAAGTTCAGTTGTTTCAGAACTTCAACCAGACGGTAGTGTAAAAGTCTACAATGTGTCTTCTACAGGCGACCGTACTGAAATTGCCACCATCCGCAACGGTGTCGATGGTCGTGACGGTGTCAAAGGTCAAGATGGTACCAATGGTAGCTCAGTTGTTTCACAACTTCAACCAGACGGTAGTGTAAAAGTTTACAATGTCTCATCTACAGGTGACCGCACTGAAATCGCCAGCATTCGCAACGGTGTTGACGGTACCAACGGTCGTGATGGTGCCAATGGAAGTTCAGTTGTTTCAGAACTTCAACCAGACGGTAGTGTAAAAGTCTACAATGTTTCATCCACAGGTCAGCGCACTGAAATCGCCAGCATCCGCAACGGTGTCGACGGTACCAATGGTAGCTCAGTTGTTTCAGAACCTCAAAAAGATGGTAGTGTAAAAGTCTACAATGTGTCTTCTACAGGCGACCGTACTGAAATCGCCAGCATCCGCAACGGTGTCGATGGTGCCAAAGGTCAAGATGGTACCAATGGTAGCTCAGTTGTTTCAGAACTTCAACCAGACGGTAGTGTAAAAGTTTACAATGTGTCCTCTACAGGTCAGCGCACTGAAATCGCCAGCATCCGCAACGGTGTCGATGGTGCCAACGGCAGCTCAGTTGTTTCAGAGCTTCAACCAGATGGCAGTGTAAAAGTCTACAATGTGTCTTCTACAGGTCAGCGTACAGAAATCGCCACCATTCGCAACGGTGTCGACGGTACCAACGGTCGTGATGGTGCCAATGGTAGCTCCGTCGTTTCAGAGCTTCAACCAGATGGCAGTGTAAAAGTTTACAATGTGTCTTCTACAGGTCAGCGTACAGAAATCGCCACCATTCATAATGGTGTAGATGGTCGCGATGGTAAGAATTCAGAAGTCATAGTGACCCCAGGCACAGACCAAAATGGTAATACCGGTCAAACGATTACTATTGTCAAACCAGACGGTAGTCGCGAAACCACCTTTATCCGTGATGGTAAAGATGGTAGAGACGGTGTTGACGGTAAGGATGGCAAGTCTCCACTTGTAGAACAAATCGAAGTTCGTGAGGGAGACAAGGTTATCGGTACTACCATTATCATCAAAGATGGTGATGGTCAGGAAATCAGCCGTCAAACCATTCTCAACGGCCGCGATGGTAAGAACTCAGAAGTCACAGTGACCCCAGGCACAGACCAAGATGGTAATACCGGTCAAACGATTACTATTGTCAAACCAGACGGTAGTCGCGAAACCACCTTTATCCGTGATGGTAAAGATGGTAGAGACGGTGTTGACGGTAAGGATGGCAAGTCACCACTAGTAGAACAAGTCGAAGTTCGCGAAGGTGACAAGGTTATCGGCACTACTATTATCATCAAAGATGGCGATGGTAATGAAATCAGTCGTCAAACCATCCTCAATGGTCAAGATGGTAAGAATGGTGCTGATGGTAAGAGTGCCGAAGTCACTGTTACTCCAGGCACAGACCAAAACGGTAACCCAGGTCAAACGATTACTATTGTCAAACCAGATGGCAGTCGTGAAACTACCTTTGTCCGTGATGGTAAGAACGGTGTAGATGGTCGCGACGGAAAAGATGGCAAGTCACCACTAGTAGAACAAGTCGAAGTTCGCGAAGGTGACAAGGTTATCGGCACTACTATTATCATCAAAGATGGCGATGGTAACGAAGTCAGCCGTCAAACTATCCTCAACGGTGTAGACGGTAAGAATGGTGCCGATGGTAAGAGTGCTGAAGTCACAGTAACCCCAGGCACAGACCAAAATGGTAACCCAGGTCAAACGATTACTATTGTCAAACCAGATGGCACTCAAGAAACCACCTTTATCCGTGATGGTAAAGATGGTGCCAAAGGTCAAGACGGCAAGTCACCACTAGTAGAACAAGTCGAAGTTCGCGAAGGTGACAAGGTTATCGGTACAACCATTATCATCAAAGATGGCGATGGTAACGAAGTCAGCCGTCAAACTATCCTCAACGGTGTAGACGGTAAGAATGGTGCCGATGGTAAGAGTGCTGAAGTCACAGTAACCCCAGGCACAGACCAAAACGGTAACCCAGGTCAAACGATTACTATTGTCAAACCAGATGGCACACGAGAAACTACCTTCATCCGCGACGGAAAAGATGGCGCTAAAGGTCAAGACGGTAAGAACGGTGCAGATGGTCGCGACGGAAAAGATGGCAAGTCACCACTTGTAGAACAAATCGAAGTTCGTGAAGGCGACAAAGTTATCGGTACTACCATTATCATCAAAGATGGTGATGGTCAGGAAATCAGCCGTCAAACCATTCTCAACGGCCGCGATGGTAAGAATTCAGAAGTCACAGTGACCCCAGGCACTGACCAAGATGGTAATACCGGTCAAACGATTACTATCGTTAAGCCAGATGGCAGTCATGAAACTACCTTTATCCGTGATGGTAAAGACGGTAGAGACGGTGTTGACGGTAAGGATGGCAAGTCTCCACTAGTAGAGCAAATCGAAGTTCGTGAAGGCGACAAAGTTATCGGTACTACCATTATCATCAAAGATGGTGATGGTCAGGAAATCAGCCGTCAAACCATTCTCAACGGTCGCGATGGTAAGAATTCAGAAGTCACAGTAACCCCAGGCACAGACCAAAACGGTAACCCAGGTCAAACGATTACTATCGTCAAACCAGACGGTAGTCGCGAAACCACCTTTATCCGTGATGGTAAAGATGGTAGAGACGGTGTTGACGGTAAGGATGGCAAGTCTCCACTAGTAGAACAAGTCGAAGTTCGCGAAGGTGACAAGGTTATCGGCACTACTATTATCATCAAAGATGGCGATGGTAATGAAATCAGTCGTCAAACCATCCTCAATGGTCAAGATGGTAAGAATGGTGCCGATGGTAAGAGTGCTGAAGTCACAGTAACCCCAGGCACAGACCAAAATGGTAACCCAGGTCAAACGATTACTATCGTCAAACCAGATGGCACACGAGAAGCTACCTTCATCCGCGACGGTAAAGATGGAGCCAAAGGTCAAGATGGTAAGAATGGTGTAGATGGTAAAGACGGTCGCGATGGCAAGTCCCCACTAGTAGAACAAGTCGAAGTTCGTGAGGGTGACAAGGTTATCGGTACAACCATTATCATCAAAGATGGCGATGGTAACGAAGTCAGCCGTCAAACTATCCTCAACGGTGTAGACGGTAAGAATGGTGCCGATGGTAAGAGTGCTGAAGTCACAGTAACCCCAGGCACAGACCAAAATGGTAACCCAGGTCAAACGATTACTATTGTCAAACCAGACGGCACTCAAGAAACCACCTTTATCCGTGATGGTAAAGATGGTAGAGACGGTGTTGACGGTAAGGATGGCAAGTCTCCACTTGTAGAACAAATCGAAGTTCGTGAGGGAGACAAGGTTATCGGTACTACCATTATCATCAAAGATGGTGATGGTCAGGAAATCAGCCGTCAAACCATTCTCAACGGCCGCGACGGTAAGAATTCAGAAGTCACAGTAACCCCAGGCACAGACCAAAATGGTAACCCAGGTCAAACGATTACTATTGTCAAACCAGACGGCACACGAGAAACCACCTTTATCCGTGATGGTAAAGACGGTAGAGACGGTAGAGATGGTAGAGACGGTAAAGACGGTAGAGACGGTGTAGATGGTCAAGATTGTGGTTGTGATCCAAATCTCCCAACCCCACCAGTAGTCCCAACTCCACCGGTAGTTCCAACTGTGCCAGCAGTTCCAACTCCACCAGCAGTTCCAACTCCACCGGTAGTCCCAACTCCACCGGTAGTTCCAACTGTGCCAGCAGTTCCAACTCCACCGGTAGTTCCAACCCCACCAGTAGTCCCAACTCCACCGGTAGTTCCAACTGTGCCAGCAGTTCCAACTCCACCGGTAGTCCCAACTCCACCGGTAGTCCCAACTCCACCGGTAGTTCCAACTGTGCCAGCAGTTCCAACTCCACCAGTAGTCCCAACTCCACCGGTAGTTCCAACTGCGCCAGTAGTTCCAGCTCAACCGGCAGTTCCAACTGCGCCAGTAGTTCCAGCTCAACCGGCAGTTCCAACTGCGCCAGTAGTTCCAGCTCAACCGGCAGCTCCAACCCCACCAGTAGTTCCAATTCCTCCAGTTGCTTTGACTCCACCTACCCCACTGGTTACTCCAAGTGTTCCAGTTCAATCAGAACCACTTAAAGTTGTGGTAACTCCAGGGACACAAGTAGCGGTATTGCCAAATACAGGTGAAACAGACTCAACATTCATATTGATTATGAGTGGAGGTGCTATTGTTGCTAGCTTATCTTTGGCTGGAACTTTAATAAGAAGAAATAACTAG